One window of Priestia filamentosa genomic DNA carries:
- a CDS encoding nitroreductase family protein — protein MTKDFYSVLKERRSYYGINKDVQVSDERIKEIVEFAVKYTPSAFNSQTARLVVLTGEAHDKLWDITTETLKKVMGDRDFTRTQQKMDSFKAGYGTVLFFEDEKVIEGFQEQFASYADNFPLWSHQASGMHQLVVWSALKAEGLGASLQHYNPLIDDEVKKEWNIPSNWRLIAQMPFGNPTTEPGEKEFNSLEDRVKLYK, from the coding sequence ATGACAAAAGATTTTTATTCAGTCTTAAAAGAAAGACGCTCGTATTATGGAATTAATAAAGATGTTCAAGTATCCGATGAGAGAATTAAAGAAATAGTAGAATTTGCTGTAAAATATACTCCGTCTGCTTTTAACTCTCAAACAGCACGTCTTGTTGTATTAACAGGAGAAGCTCATGATAAACTATGGGATATTACAACTGAGACTTTAAAAAAAGTTATGGGAGATAGAGATTTTACTAGAACCCAACAGAAAATGGATTCATTTAAAGCAGGATATGGAACGGTATTATTCTTTGAAGATGAAAAGGTAATCGAAGGTTTTCAGGAACAGTTCGCTTCCTATGCTGATAACTTCCCTCTTTGGTCACATCAAGCATCAGGTATGCACCAATTAGTAGTATGGTCTGCATTAAAAGCAGAAGGACTAGGAGCGTCTTTGCAACACTATAACCCCCTTATTGATGATGAAGTGAAAAAAGAATGGAATATCCCTTCTAATTGGAGATTAATTGCTCAAATGCCTTTTGGGAATCCAACTACAGAACCAGGTGAGAAAGAATTTAATTCTCTCGAAGATCGTGTAAAGCTTTATAAATAA